A region from the Bacteroidota bacterium genome encodes:
- the istA gene encoding IS21 family transposase, producing MENSSSSRKKLRMTQEIEEEIKYCINQNTQKCNQGLRKQIMKKIDIHEYLLSKGYEIGYTTICNYIREKESLGKESFVKQIYNPSEVCEFDWGDVKLFIDGKLQTLNMAVFTSAYSNYRWAKLFYRQDTLAFSQCHIDFFSHLEGVHKEIVYDNMRVVIARFVGRTEKKPTEALLELSNYYKFGFRFCNIRKGNEKGHVERSVEYVRRKSFCIKDKFANIAEANKHLQESCDKLNDTTQQLSKNKTANKLFEAEKLHLYESKIPYKCFKDEHVKVDKYSTIILYGNRYSVPDFLVGKLLDVRVFAERIDAYYNTELACSHARNYGAHTWDLDINHYLTTLIRKPGALKGSMVFSQLSSQVKNIYKEYFIDESKDFIELLQYCKNNEISFETVEKAIKKVKQITPANISRDKVLAVMNKEKESIKEEKRDNEIYHHSQAMLKELNILFN from the coding sequence GTGGAAAACTCAAGTTCAAGTCGTAAAAAACTCAGGATGACCCAAGAGATAGAAGAAGAAATAAAATATTGCATAAATCAAAATACTCAAAAATGCAATCAAGGGCTTCGTAAGCAAATAATGAAGAAAATAGATATTCACGAATATTTATTATCAAAAGGTTACGAAATTGGCTACACAACAATTTGTAATTATATAAGAGAAAAAGAATCTTTAGGAAAAGAAAGTTTTGTAAAACAAATTTATAATCCGAGCGAAGTTTGTGAGTTTGATTGGGGTGATGTGAAATTGTTTATAGATGGTAAATTACAAACTTTAAATATGGCAGTTTTCACCAGTGCGTATAGCAATTATCGTTGGGCAAAACTGTTTTATCGGCAAGACACTTTAGCATTTAGCCAATGTCATATAGATTTTTTCTCACACTTAGAGGGAGTCCATAAAGAAATTGTTTACGATAATATGAGAGTAGTAATAGCGAGATTTGTTGGACGAACAGAAAAAAAACCGACTGAAGCATTACTGGAGCTTTCAAATTATTACAAATTTGGATTTCGGTTTTGTAACATACGCAAAGGTAATGAGAAAGGACATGTTGAAAGAAGTGTAGAATATGTTCGTAGAAAATCGTTTTGTATAAAAGATAAATTTGCCAACATAGCTGAAGCCAACAAACATCTGCAAGAAAGTTGTGATAAATTAAATGATACAACTCAGCAATTATCAAAAAATAAAACAGCAAATAAACTTTTTGAAGCAGAGAAATTACATCTATATGAGAGCAAAATTCCTTATAAATGTTTTAAAGATGAGCATGTAAAAGTTGATAAATATTCAACAATAATTCTTTATGGCAACCGATATTCAGTACCTGATTTTCTTGTAGGGAAACTGCTTGATGTTAGAGTTTTTGCAGAACGAATAGATGCTTATTATAACACAGAATTGGCTTGCAGTCATGCTCGAAATTATGGAGCACATACTTGGGATTTAGATATAAATCATTACCTTACAACATTGATTCGTAAACCGGGAGCATTAAAAGGTTCTATGGTTTTTTCTCAATTAAGCTCTCAAGTTAAAAATATTTACAAAGAGTATTTTATAGACGAAAGTAAAGATTTTATAGAATTATTGCAATACTGTAAAAACAATGAAATTAGTTTTGAAACAGTAGAAAAAGCAATAAAAAAAGTAAAACAAATAACACCTGCAAACATCAGTAGAGACAAGGTGTTGGCTGTTATGAATAAAGAAAAAGAGTCTATTAAAGAAGAAAAAAGAGATAATGAAATTTACCATCATTCACAGGCTATGTTAAAAGAATTAAATATCTTATTCAATTAA